From Channa argus isolate prfri chromosome 21, Channa argus male v1.0, whole genome shotgun sequence, one genomic window encodes:
- the pkp2 gene encoding plakophilin-2 isoform X1, protein MEEKFLKSALPAEGPFVRDDTSLALPAELSAGASTTRGSNDRSLRVRQQVKLKLAQKSRETVSNGNVRLEKLKAKSFDAIDGSSPYMKVNGIVFFNRPFSSYSVRPSRRVEVSPSGSPELPRSRLPFSNPGVYSTYAPPEPSQSHRVGYLPDHSLGYDKCQRYAFSEVPCGTQLHASMSRHCSVRQRSVRQTAALQTVFAHAALKQSGDHVSHWSQNQTAVKQDNCPTQGQNGMVLGAIQHELDLPRFPQLSRLHRGLRRMSSYPPSVASMEVDRDIQMDGELPSQQIHRQTITTLMSENKSPEMTLKKAVNMLTQDNEESLILATIYIQNQCFKSTDAKRMVYNLHGIVKLLQLLRSDNEEVQRYAAGALRNVVFQTNDIKIEVKENDGVTIILNALKHSRDVETRRQLSGLLWNLSSHDLLKEHLCREALSVLTQSVLVPSSGIFEGENPKDELLADADVFHNATGCLRNLSSGDPDGRKAMRGCNNLIDSLVYYIRGIIADHKTNDKSTENCICILHNLSYQIEEAELPKKYTQDLRECQQNVALDPKTVGCFALHNAKTTEHLDRQSPLLEEKANPRGIEWLWSAITIRMYLSLIACSVHHYTQEVAIGTLQNITAGNGAMSEAIAFTIVKRENGLQHIKKILQEGERDVKRAAISLLKNLSLYQELHPDIVNQVLPEVVQLLPSDGTSTNLPAEVMVSLCQILIKLSESDSQHVRAIFNQGALRKIIRMSFKGNSFSPTRTSKTACSLLHIMWSHRDLHNYYKKHGYRKTDFINARTTKGVNYGNN, encoded by the exons ATGGAAGAGaagtttttaaaatcagctttaCCTGCGGAAGGCCCCTTTGTGCGGGATGACACTAGCCTGGCTCTGCCGGCTGAACTGAGTGCGGGAGCTTCAACTACTCGTGGATCAAACGACCGGAGCCTTCGTGTTCGCCAGCAAGTTAAGCTCAAACTGgctcagaaatcaagagagacCGTgtcaaatg GCAATGTCCGATTAGAAAAGCTCAAAGCAAAGAGCTTTGACGCTATAGATGGATCATCACCATACATGAAA gtAAATGGAATCGTTTTTTTCAACCGCCCTTTTTCATCTTACTCTGTGAGACCATCCCGGAGAGTGGAAGTTTCGCCATCAGGATCCCCAGAGTTACCTCGCAGTCGCTTACCTTTTAGTAACCCGGGTGTTTATTCAACGTACGCTCCCCCAGAACCCAGTCAGTCTCACAGGGTGGGCTATCTGCCCGACCACTCACTTGGTTATGATAAGTGTCAGCGCTATGCTTTCTCAGAGGTGCCTTGTGGCACACAGTTGCATGCATCTATGTCTAGACATTGTAGCGTCCGCCAGAGGTCAGTGAGACAGACAGCAGCTCTCCAGACAGTTTTTGCACATGCAGCACTTAAGCAAAGTGGGGACCATGTTTCTCACTGGAGTCAAAACCAAACTGCTGTCAAACAGGATAATTGTCCTACACAAGGACAAAATGGTATGGTGCTAGGTGCTATCCAGCATGAGCTAGACCTGCCCAGGTTTCCTCAGCTCAGTAGGCTTCACAGGGGGCTACGCAGAATGAGCTCGTACCCACCCTCAGTTGCAAGCATGGAGGTGGACAGAGATATACAGATGGACGGTGAACTCCCCAGTCAGCAGATACACAGACAAACTATCACAACACT GATGTCAGAGAACAAATCTCCGGAGATGACGTTAAAGAAAGCCGTGAACATGTTGACCCAGGATAATGAAGAAAGTCTGATCCTTGCAACCATCTACATACAAAATCAATGCTTCAAGAGCACAGATGCTAAAAGAATG GTGTACAATCTCCATGGGATTGTAAAGCTCCTGCAGCTCCTTCGCAGCGACAACGAGGAAGTACAGCGCTATGCTGCTGGGGCCCTGCGTAATGTTGTTTTCCAGACCAATGACATCAAGATTGAGGTGAAGGAAAATGATGGTGTCaccattattttaaatgcactaAAGCACAGCCGTGATGTGGAGACCAGACGGCAACTTTCTG GTCTTCTGTGGAACCTCTCCTCTCATGACCTATTAAAGGAGCACCTCTGCAGAGAAGCCTTATCTGTCCTCACCCAGTCGGTCCTTGTGCCCAGTTCGGGTATTTTTGAAGGCGAGAACCCAAAAGACGAGCTCCTAGCTGATGCTGATGTTTTCCACAATGCCACAGGCTGCCTGCG AAATCTGAGCTCTGGAGATCCAGATGGCAGGAAGGCAATGAGGGGTTGCAATAACCTTATTGACTCTCTGGTCTACTACATCCGAGGAATCATAGCTGAccataaaacaaatgacaag TCTACAGAGAACTGCATTTGCATCCTGCACAATCTGTCTTATCAGATTGAGGAGGCAGAGCTCCCGAAGAAGTACACCCAAGATCTCAGAGAATGTCAACAAAATGTTGCTCTCGACCCAAAAACTGTCGGCTGCTTCGCTCTTCACAATGCCAAGACCACAGAG caccTGGACCGACAGAGCCCCCTGCTGGAGGAGAAGGCCAATCCACGTGGCATAGAGTGGCTGTGGAGCGCCATCACCATCAGGATGTACCTGTCACTGATCGCCTGCAGTGTGCATCACTATACCCAGGAAGTTGCCATCGGAACGCTGCAGAACATCACAGCCGGAAATGGAGCA ATGTCTGAAGCCATTGCCTTCACCATTGTTAAGCGAGAAAATGGTCTTCAACACATCAAGAAGATTTtacaggagggagagagggatgTGAAGAGGGCAGCCATATCTCTACTAAAAAACCTCTCTCTCTATCAGGAACTGCACCCTGACATTG TTAACCAGGTGTTGCCAGAGGTGGTGCAGCTGCTGCCCAGTGATGGCACCAGCACCAATCTGCCTGCTGAGGTGATGGTCTCACTCTGTCAAATCCTGATTAAGCTGAGTGAAAGTGACTCGCAGCATGTCAGAGCCATCTTCAATCAGGGCGCCCTCAGGAAGATCATCAGGATGAGCTTCAAAGGCAATAG TTTTTCTCCGACCAGAACGAGTAAGACAGCATGCTCCCTCCTGCACATCATGTGGAGTCACAGAGATCTCCATAACTACTACAAGAAG CATGGGTACAGGAAAACTGATTTCATCAATGCAAGAACAACAAAGGGTGTGAACTATGGAAACAACTGA
- the pkp2 gene encoding plakophilin-2 isoform X2: protein MEEKFLKSALPAEGPFVRDDTSLALPAELSAGASTTRGSNDRSLRVRQQVKLKLAQKSRETVSNGNVRLEKLKAKSFDAIDGSSPYMKVNGIVFFNRPFSSYSVRPSRRVEVSPSGSPELPRSRLPFSNPGVYSTYAPPEPSQSHRVGYLPDHSLGYDKCQRYAFSEVPCGTQLHASMSRHCSVRQRSVRQTAALQTVFAHAALKQSGDHVSHWSQNQTAVKQDNCPTQGQNGMVLGAIQHELDLPRFPQLSRLHRGLRRMSSYPPSVASMEVDRDIQMDGELPSQQIHRQTITTLMSENKSPEMTLKKAVNMLTQDNEESLILATIYIQNQCFKSTDAKRMVYNLHGIVKLLQLLRSDNEEVQRYAAGALRNVVFQTNDIKIEVKENDGVTIILNALKHSRDVETRRQLSGLLWNLSSHDLLKEHLCREALSVLTQSVLVPSSGIFEGENPKDELLADADVFHNATGCLRNLSSGDPDGRKAMRGCNNLIDSLVYYIRGIIADHKTNDKIEEAELPKKYTQDLRECQQNVALDPKTVGCFALHNAKTTEHLDRQSPLLEEKANPRGIEWLWSAITIRMYLSLIACSVHHYTQEVAIGTLQNITAGNGAMSEAIAFTIVKRENGLQHIKKILQEGERDVKRAAISLLKNLSLYQELHPDIVNQVLPEVVQLLPSDGTSTNLPAEVMVSLCQILIKLSESDSQHVRAIFNQGALRKIIRMSFKGNSFSPTRTSKTACSLLHIMWSHRDLHNYYKKHGYRKTDFINARTTKGVNYGNN from the exons ATGGAAGAGaagtttttaaaatcagctttaCCTGCGGAAGGCCCCTTTGTGCGGGATGACACTAGCCTGGCTCTGCCGGCTGAACTGAGTGCGGGAGCTTCAACTACTCGTGGATCAAACGACCGGAGCCTTCGTGTTCGCCAGCAAGTTAAGCTCAAACTGgctcagaaatcaagagagacCGTgtcaaatg GCAATGTCCGATTAGAAAAGCTCAAAGCAAAGAGCTTTGACGCTATAGATGGATCATCACCATACATGAAA gtAAATGGAATCGTTTTTTTCAACCGCCCTTTTTCATCTTACTCTGTGAGACCATCCCGGAGAGTGGAAGTTTCGCCATCAGGATCCCCAGAGTTACCTCGCAGTCGCTTACCTTTTAGTAACCCGGGTGTTTATTCAACGTACGCTCCCCCAGAACCCAGTCAGTCTCACAGGGTGGGCTATCTGCCCGACCACTCACTTGGTTATGATAAGTGTCAGCGCTATGCTTTCTCAGAGGTGCCTTGTGGCACACAGTTGCATGCATCTATGTCTAGACATTGTAGCGTCCGCCAGAGGTCAGTGAGACAGACAGCAGCTCTCCAGACAGTTTTTGCACATGCAGCACTTAAGCAAAGTGGGGACCATGTTTCTCACTGGAGTCAAAACCAAACTGCTGTCAAACAGGATAATTGTCCTACACAAGGACAAAATGGTATGGTGCTAGGTGCTATCCAGCATGAGCTAGACCTGCCCAGGTTTCCTCAGCTCAGTAGGCTTCACAGGGGGCTACGCAGAATGAGCTCGTACCCACCCTCAGTTGCAAGCATGGAGGTGGACAGAGATATACAGATGGACGGTGAACTCCCCAGTCAGCAGATACACAGACAAACTATCACAACACT GATGTCAGAGAACAAATCTCCGGAGATGACGTTAAAGAAAGCCGTGAACATGTTGACCCAGGATAATGAAGAAAGTCTGATCCTTGCAACCATCTACATACAAAATCAATGCTTCAAGAGCACAGATGCTAAAAGAATG GTGTACAATCTCCATGGGATTGTAAAGCTCCTGCAGCTCCTTCGCAGCGACAACGAGGAAGTACAGCGCTATGCTGCTGGGGCCCTGCGTAATGTTGTTTTCCAGACCAATGACATCAAGATTGAGGTGAAGGAAAATGATGGTGTCaccattattttaaatgcactaAAGCACAGCCGTGATGTGGAGACCAGACGGCAACTTTCTG GTCTTCTGTGGAACCTCTCCTCTCATGACCTATTAAAGGAGCACCTCTGCAGAGAAGCCTTATCTGTCCTCACCCAGTCGGTCCTTGTGCCCAGTTCGGGTATTTTTGAAGGCGAGAACCCAAAAGACGAGCTCCTAGCTGATGCTGATGTTTTCCACAATGCCACAGGCTGCCTGCG AAATCTGAGCTCTGGAGATCCAGATGGCAGGAAGGCAATGAGGGGTTGCAATAACCTTATTGACTCTCTGGTCTACTACATCCGAGGAATCATAGCTGAccataaaacaaatgacaag ATTGAGGAGGCAGAGCTCCCGAAGAAGTACACCCAAGATCTCAGAGAATGTCAACAAAATGTTGCTCTCGACCCAAAAACTGTCGGCTGCTTCGCTCTTCACAATGCCAAGACCACAGAG caccTGGACCGACAGAGCCCCCTGCTGGAGGAGAAGGCCAATCCACGTGGCATAGAGTGGCTGTGGAGCGCCATCACCATCAGGATGTACCTGTCACTGATCGCCTGCAGTGTGCATCACTATACCCAGGAAGTTGCCATCGGAACGCTGCAGAACATCACAGCCGGAAATGGAGCA ATGTCTGAAGCCATTGCCTTCACCATTGTTAAGCGAGAAAATGGTCTTCAACACATCAAGAAGATTTtacaggagggagagagggatgTGAAGAGGGCAGCCATATCTCTACTAAAAAACCTCTCTCTCTATCAGGAACTGCACCCTGACATTG TTAACCAGGTGTTGCCAGAGGTGGTGCAGCTGCTGCCCAGTGATGGCACCAGCACCAATCTGCCTGCTGAGGTGATGGTCTCACTCTGTCAAATCCTGATTAAGCTGAGTGAAAGTGACTCGCAGCATGTCAGAGCCATCTTCAATCAGGGCGCCCTCAGGAAGATCATCAGGATGAGCTTCAAAGGCAATAG TTTTTCTCCGACCAGAACGAGTAAGACAGCATGCTCCCTCCTGCACATCATGTGGAGTCACAGAGATCTCCATAACTACTACAAGAAG CATGGGTACAGGAAAACTGATTTCATCAATGCAAGAACAACAAAGGGTGTGAACTATGGAAACAACTGA
- the nudt4b gene encoding diphosphoinositol polyphosphate phosphohydrolase NUDT4B isoform X2, with protein sequence MDVLLVSSSRHPDQWIVPGGGMEPEEEPCGAAVREVFEEAGVKGKLGRLLGVFEQNQDRKHRTYVYVLTVTETLEAWEDSVNIGRKREWFTVEEAIKVLQSHKPVHAEYLRKLQLSCSPTNGNSILPSPPPNDNYPHYSATATSSLTGNVLGSSCR encoded by the exons GTTCTGCTGGTCAGCAGCAGTCGACATCCAGACCAATGGATCGTCCCCGGAGGGGGGATGGAGCCAGAGGAGGAGCCGTGTGGCGCCGCTGTGCGAGAGGTATTTGAGgag GCTGGCGTGAAGGGTAAGCTAGGACGCCTACTTGGTGTATTTGAG CAAAACCAAGACCGAAAGCACCGGacgtatgtgtatgtgttgacTGTGACAGAAACCCTGGAGGCCTGGGAAGACTCTGTCAACATAG GCCGTAAGCGGGAGTGGTTTACAGTGGAGGAGGCCATCAAAGTGCTGCAGAGCCACAAACCTGTCCACGCAGAGTACCTGCGGAAGCTCCAGCTCAGCTGCTCCCCTACAAACGGAAACTCCATTCTCCCTAGCCCACCACCAAATGACAACTACCCCCATTACAGCGCTACCGCCACCTCATCCCTGACGGGGAATGTGTTGGGCTCCTCTTGCAGATAG